The Hordeum vulgare subsp. vulgare chromosome 7H, MorexV3_pseudomolecules_assembly, whole genome shotgun sequence DNA window CTAAATCCTTTAAACCCACCATGAGAAGATCAGCTGACTGTATAGCGCCGCCCTTTTCCCCATCCTCATCCAACAAACACCCCTTCTCGCTAGAAGATTGATTTTATTATTTTAACATGTCCGATTTGTTGAACCATAATTTGAATCCGATGATCGAGATGCATGGATTTGAGGATTGGCATTTGAAGTATCTGGATGTGCAGCACAACATGAGGAACCAACAACATACGCTGTCCACCGGGCATGCGGAGACGCATCCACGGACCTGATAGATGCTCTTAGATTTCCTGAATGGGCTCGGCTGATAAATACTTTGCCTCAATTGGAGGCTTGGAGCTGACAATGCACAGAAGACATTCTAAAACAGAACGCATTCTAAAATAACATGGGCACAGCAGCAGTCACTAAAATTAATAATGGGACGAAAACCCTAAACAGGATAGAAAGTGCATCAGCAAGCAGATGACTGAACATAGCTAAAGCACAACAAAACCAATGAAAGAAGGAAGACATGCAGACATTACTCTAACTGGAAATAGGGTTTTTGTTCTCAACTCAAACAGGGAGTTCAAAGTTAATATAACAATCTACTAGTACTACAGAGAGTATAAACTTTTAGAGGGCAAGCCTGGCGGAACATGGCAAAGATTTAAAACAGCAGGTGACAAAACATAGCTTTCAAATATATCTTGCTGTCAGTGGGGCTTCAGAGCAGAAATCAGGCAGTCCACTGCCCGCCGTATCCAGCAGCAGTAGCAGGCTGAGGCGACACGCCCTTAGCAACCGCAGGCTGTGGGTTTGCAGCAGGTGCAGCATAGCCACTTTGAGCTGCTGGTGGTGCAGACTGATCGTAACTTGGCGGATTTGTAGCTGGTGGCTGGGTGTATCCTGCCTGACCATATCCAGGCTGACCACTTGTCGGTGCAGCAGCATATCCTGACTGTGGGTAGGCATTCCCATAGTTGGGATCAGCCGGGGCTCCCTGATAACCATAGTTTGCATTGTTTTGAGCTGACTGATCACCATATGCTGGCTGCGATGCAGGATACTGCACATAGCCGCCTTGCTGACTGTACCCTTGTCCTGCCGGAGCACTCTGACCATATGCTGCTGGCCCTTGCCCACTCTGCTGCGGGTAGCCCTGCTGAGCATACCCATCAGGTCCAGTTGGGTATGTTTGACCATAAGCAGGAGGTTGCTGGGCTGGCGGAGCATAAGATGTAGGGGGTGGTGCCTGGTAAGCACCATCTGCAGGAGCACTGCCTCTGGGTGGCCATTGTCCAGGTCCACCATATGGAGGCCTAGCATAAGGATCTGGCTGTTGAGGGTAGCCTTGCTGCGGACCGGCTGGTGGCTGCCCATAGTACTGCTGGGCTGGCGCTGGAGCACTGTACCTAGGATCACCATATCCAGGACCATAGTTCTGTGGAGGTGCAGACTGCGGATACTGAGGCTGTCCATAGCTTGGAGCTTGTGATGGGCCATAGCTGTTGTAGTTCCCTGGCCCAGGGGGGTAGTTTGGTGGCTGGCTTTCGTATGGTTGAGATCCCTGTTTGTAGTAGTCATAACCACCACCCTGGTGAGGCGGAGGGCCTTGCCTCTGGTCCCAGCCCATGCCACCTCTTGGTGGTGGCTGCTGTGGGTAACCACCATAAGGAGGTTGGGAGTATGGCGCGTTCTGAGGAGGCCCTCTTGGTGGATATCCATACTGCTGTGGTTGAGAACGAGGCCCCCACTGAGAAGCTGGGCCATGACCCTGAGGGTGGTGATGTTGCGGACCATAGCCACCAGACTGAGTTGTGTTTCTTGGAAATGTCTGTATAAAA harbors:
- the LOC123411206 gene encoding far upstream element-binding protein 1-like produces the protein MADSDASAPPPEAAPEVKIPVVDLVDAVEEDAASDPAAAAPTPPESAEADGDHKRKLDEVDAGAEANGAGEDAKRPRVEGNGADAVQNSESFEKPEEPVSVVTEGAADAQNAEVAPAGDLQTSSEVKPQEAATEAPPQQQEGDATGALQETTRLIDVPNTKVGVLIGKAGETIRNLQMSSGAKIQITKDADVSSDAMTRPVELVGTVESIDKAEQLIKSVIAEAEAGGSPALIAKGFGSGQSGSEQFEMLVPDNKVGLIIGKGGETIKNLQTRSGARIQLIPQHPPAGTTLTERTVRVTGNKKQIEAAKELIKQAMSQTFPRNTTQSGGYGPQHHHPQGHGPASQWGPRSQPQQYGYPPRGPPQNAPYSQPPYGGYPQQPPPRGGMGWDQRQGPPPHQGGGYDYYKQGSQPYESQPPNYPPGPGNYNSYGPSQAPSYGQPQYPQSAPPQNYGPGYGDPRYSAPAPAQQYYGQPPAGPQQGYPQQPDPYARPPYGGPGQWPPRGSAPADGAYQAPPPTSYAPPAQQPPAYGQTYPTGPDGYAQQGYPQQSGQGPAAYGQSAPAGQGYSQQGGYVQYPASQPAYGDQSAQNNANYGYQGAPADPNYGNAYPQSGYAAAPTSGQPGYGQAGYTQPPATNPPSYDQSAPPAAQSGYAAPAANPQPAVAKGVSPQPATAAGYGGQWTA